From Nitrosopumilus sp. b3, the proteins below share one genomic window:
- a CDS encoding class I SAM-dependent methyltransferase, with product MGLGSYWGEVMEVLREIIPVYDKVNSIISLGKDVEHRNRGISGRVLPGNKILDAGSGFGNMSKTAMKLTDGKISITLYDPLVPMLKNTSSHFDKSPDMANGVFEHIPFRDEEFDAVLCGYSLRDAINLRIAISEIHRVLKKEGRFVIVDLGKPDDAFIRAGVSFYLRCILPILAFIAGGRLGLKFGTLYGTFKRWPANKKLEGLILEKFSRVEFEKDLMGGAIMVAAYK from the coding sequence ATGGGTTTAGGAAGTTATTGGGGAGAAGTAATGGAAGTACTTCGAGAAATCATTCCAGTTTATGATAAAGTAAATTCCATTATTTCTTTGGGAAAAGATGTTGAACACAGGAATCGAGGAATTTCAGGAAGAGTGCTTCCAGGAAACAAGATTCTTGATGCAGGCTCTGGTTTTGGTAACATGTCAAAGACTGCAATGAAATTAACGGACGGTAAAATTTCAATCACACTATATGATCCGCTTGTCCCTATGTTAAAAAATACAAGCAGTCATTTTGACAAATCTCCAGACATGGCAAATGGAGTATTTGAACACATCCCGTTTAGAGATGAGGAATTTGATGCTGTTTTGTGTGGATATTCTTTAAGGGATGCAATCAATTTGAGAATTGCAATTTCAGAAATTCACAGAGTTTTAAAAAAAGAAGGAAGATTTGTAATTGTAGATTTAGGAAAACCAGATGATGCATTCATCAGAGCAGGGGTTTCATTTTATCTGAGATGTATTCTACCAATTCTTGCATTTATTGCGGGTGGAAGATTGGGATTAAAGTTTGGAACATTATATGGAACATTCAAGAGATGGCCTGCAAACAAAAAACTCGAAGGATTAATTCTAGAAAAATTTTCCAGAGTTGAATTTGAAAAAGATCTCATGGGCGGGGCAATAATGGTTGCAGCATACAAATGA
- a CDS encoding MFS transporter → MNRVLILVNITGLIIGISYGLHGPILPVFAKNVIGATYSELGLIGLTNFIPYMFIPLFVGILLDRINNGHLLAVGAAMNSASIYLLSVAQSVPEIMGFRVMTGIAHAFFWPPCESIISNESSEKDRVRNISWFTMFFVIGFMVGPLLGTAFLEGLDITYRILFQIAAFILAAGIITALLASRKRVRNHHEGFSFSSIKQMKKFPEVIILLIFCTSSFGIILTIFPAFLNDRGMTASDILLLYFVFGISRVVSLALAGKFARNTSHTLIAGTIAVSMGLAISIYAESIITFGIALVLMGFGFSIFFPLTLEIILSKTRKAISGKIIGAYETIFGMGWAIGPTIGGPISQSFGNEIPYALFCIIGIGVAVFAIISRKKLEPQRVLN, encoded by the coding sequence ATGAACAGAGTATTAATTTTAGTAAACATCACAGGTCTAATAATCGGAATTTCATATGGGCTTCACGGTCCAATCTTACCAGTTTTTGCAAAGAATGTCATAGGTGCAACATATTCAGAACTTGGGTTAATCGGACTAACAAATTTCATTCCTTACATGTTCATTCCATTGTTTGTAGGAATTCTACTTGATAGAATTAACAATGGACATTTACTTGCAGTAGGTGCTGCAATGAATTCAGCATCAATCTATCTTTTATCTGTCGCACAATCAGTTCCTGAGATAATGGGATTTCGTGTAATGACAGGAATTGCTCACGCATTTTTTTGGCCGCCATGTGAATCCATAATATCTAATGAAAGTTCGGAGAAGGACAGAGTCAGAAATATTTCTTGGTTTACAATGTTTTTCGTAATTGGATTTATGGTAGGCCCACTACTTGGAACCGCATTCCTTGAAGGCCTAGACATCACATATAGAATTCTATTCCAAATTGCAGCATTTATTCTGGCAGCAGGAATAATTACTGCGCTTTTAGCCTCAAGAAAAAGGGTTAGAAATCACCATGAAGGATTTTCTTTTTCATCAATTAAACAAATGAAGAAATTTCCCGAAGTCATAATTTTGTTGATTTTTTGTACATCCTCATTTGGAATAATTCTCACTATTTTTCCTGCATTTCTAAATGACAGAGGGATGACGGCATCTGATATTCTATTGTTGTATTTTGTTTTTGGAATATCAAGAGTTGTATCTCTAGCACTAGCAGGGAAGTTTGCAAGAAATACCAGTCACACTTTGATTGCAGGAACTATTGCAGTATCAATGGGATTGGCAATATCAATTTATGCTGAATCAATCATCACTTTTGGAATTGCATTAGTTTTGATGGGGTTTGGATTTAGTATTTTCTTCCCACTTACATTGGAAATAATTTTGAGTAAGACAAGAAAAGCAATATCAGGGAAAATAATTGGTGCTTATGAAACTATTTTCGGAATGGGATGGGCAATAGGACCTACAATTGGAGGACCAATATCACAATCATTTGGAAATGAAATACCATATGCCCTATTTTGTATAATAGGAATAGGAGTAGCGGTATTTGCAATAATATCTAGAAAGAAATTAGAACCGCAAAGAGTTTTGAATTAG
- a CDS encoding archaeal proteasome endopeptidase complex subunit alpha, with the protein MMASRGYDMTPTMYSPDGRIYQVEYAIETVKRGTIAIGILSKEGVILAVEEKPRPLQTKNITQKIFQVDYHIGVAAAGYIPDARVQVDSARFFSQGNRMTYDESVEVSTVAKHLADQAHQFTQYGGVRPNGVSMIIAGIDQKGESIYVTDPSGTYLQYSAVAIGAGAEDVNEFLEKFYNEDMNLEDAATLAIAAINLKSEQKDGANNVKMAKITAESKVFEKISDSDVENYSKNASKFSTQ; encoded by the coding sequence ATGATGGCATCACGTGGTTACGATATGACTCCAACCATGTATTCTCCAGACGGCAGAATTTACCAAGTAGAGTATGCAATTGAGACCGTAAAAAGAGGGACAATCGCAATTGGCATCCTCAGCAAGGAAGGAGTTATTTTAGCAGTAGAGGAAAAACCACGTCCATTACAAACTAAAAATATCACACAGAAAATTTTTCAAGTCGATTATCATATAGGAGTTGCAGCAGCAGGATACATTCCTGATGCACGTGTTCAAGTAGACAGTGCAAGATTCTTTTCACAAGGAAATAGAATGACATATGATGAATCAGTCGAAGTTTCAACAGTTGCAAAACATTTAGCTGATCAAGCACATCAATTCACACAATATGGCGGAGTACGTCCAAATGGAGTGTCAATGATCATTGCAGGGATTGATCAAAAAGGAGAATCAATCTATGTCACAGATCCAAGTGGAACTTATTTACAATATTCAGCAGTTGCAATAGGTGCAGGTGCAGAAGATGTTAATGAATTTTTAGAAAAATTCTATAACGAAGACATGAATTTGGAAGACGCTGCAACATTAGCTATTGCAGCAATTAATCTAAAGTCTGAACAAAAAGATGGTGCAAATAATGTAAAGATGGCAAAGATAACTGCAGAATCTAAAGTTTTTGAGAAAATTTCTGATTCAGATGTAGAAAACTATTCAAAAAACGCATCAAAATTTAGCACTCAATAG
- a CDS encoding Glu/Leu/Phe/Val dehydrogenase: MVKNDPFANATQQVNDACDLLGIKDKGLREYLAMPNKVLRVKIPVTMDNGKLRIFTGFRSQHNNDRGPYKGGIRYFNPEGGVEYMEREVMALSSWMTWKCAIVDIPLGGGKGGIFVNPKTEKISDTELEKITRGFAYKISEIIGPAKDIPAPDVYTTGKEMTQIMDTFSKLNGNQYSPGVITGKPISMGGSLARNVATGLGAAYTVREAAKAIKLNLKGAKVVLQGFGNASTFAGEYLEKMGAKIIGVSDSKGSISIPKSAKVSKILEYKQKHGSVVGFPGSKKISTEELLTTKCDVLVPGALENQIDAKIARNLKCKIIAEAANGPTLPEADPIIYKKNILVIPDILANSGGVCISYLEWVQNNMGYYWTFDEVANKMEKNITKGFKDAYEMSKKHKVDMRKATMALAVNRVIEAFNQKGIWP; the protein is encoded by the coding sequence TTGGTTAAGAATGATCCTTTTGCTAATGCAACTCAACAAGTTAATGATGCTTGCGATCTTCTTGGAATTAAGGATAAAGGATTACGCGAATATCTTGCAATGCCAAACAAAGTTTTGAGAGTAAAAATTCCAGTAACAATGGATAATGGTAAACTTAGAATTTTTACCGGTTTTAGAAGTCAACACAATAATGATAGAGGTCCGTACAAAGGAGGTATTCGATACTTTAACCCAGAAGGTGGTGTTGAATACATGGAACGTGAAGTTATGGCACTTTCATCTTGGATGACTTGGAAATGTGCAATTGTTGATATTCCATTAGGTGGAGGTAAAGGTGGTATCTTTGTCAATCCTAAAACTGAAAAAATTAGTGACACTGAACTTGAAAAAATAACACGAGGTTTTGCATACAAAATATCTGAAATTATTGGTCCTGCAAAAGATATTCCAGCTCCTGATGTCTATACAACTGGTAAAGAAATGACACAAATCATGGATACATTTAGCAAACTAAACGGTAATCAATATTCTCCAGGTGTAATCACTGGAAAACCAATTTCAATGGGCGGTTCACTTGCAAGAAATGTTGCAACTGGTTTAGGTGCAGCATATACAGTAAGAGAAGCTGCAAAGGCAATTAAACTAAATCTAAAAGGTGCTAAAGTTGTTTTACAAGGATTTGGAAATGCATCAACATTTGCAGGAGAGTATCTTGAAAAAATGGGTGCAAAAATAATCGGAGTTAGTGATTCTAAAGGTTCTATATCTATTCCTAAAAGTGCAAAGGTAAGTAAAATTTTAGAGTATAAACAAAAACATGGTTCTGTTGTTGGTTTCCCTGGAAGTAAAAAAATCTCTACTGAAGAATTACTTACTACAAAATGTGATGTTTTAGTCCCTGGTGCATTAGAAAACCAAATCGATGCAAAGATTGCAAGGAATCTCAAATGTAAAATTATTGCAGAAGCTGCAAATGGCCCAACATTACCTGAGGCTGATCCAATTATCTATAAAAAGAATATTCTAGTAATTCCAGATATTCTAGCAAACTCTGGTGGTGTATGTATTTCATATCTTGAATGGGTTCAAAACAATATGGGATACTATTGGACCTTTGACGAGGTTGCAAATAAGATGGAGAAAAATATCACTAAAGGATTCAAAGACGCATATGAAATGTCAAAGAAACACAAGGTAGACATGAGAAAAGCAACTATGGCTTTAGCAGTAAATAGAGTAATAGAGGCTTTTAACCAAAAAGGTATTTGGCCTTAG
- a CDS encoding twin-arginine translocase TatA/TatE family subunit, producing MLEHSLNVGGSEWLIIIFVALVLILGTGKLPGTARKLGKAVNEYNKAKNEIQDQMKSVTEDTPKISGPVETEREKLEMIARSAGVKVEGKTDEEIRKNIAEKIGQKRTDEPEKK from the coding sequence ATGTTAGAACATTCACTAAATGTAGGAGGAAGTGAATGGCTAATCATAATTTTTGTAGCACTTGTATTAATTTTGGGAACAGGCAAGCTTCCAGGAACAGCCAGAAAACTAGGAAAAGCAGTCAATGAATACAACAAAGCAAAAAATGAAATCCAAGATCAGATGAAGAGCGTTACCGAAGATACACCAAAAATTTCAGGACCTGTGGAAACAGAAAGAGAAAAGTTAGAAATGATTGCAAGATCTGCAGGAGTCAAAGTTGAAGGTAAGACAGATGAAGAGATTCGAAAAAATATAGCAGAAAAAATTGGTCAAAAAAGAACAGATGAACCTGAAAAAAAATAA
- a CDS encoding type 1 glutamine amidotransferase: MSEVLLIQNTRIEGSGYLGELLEEDGFHITSVHAKHEKIPEKKFPLAVILGAPESANDDLPYLEEEQKLIKNYVAENIPVLGICLGSQLIAKTFGAKVYPGPKKEIGFYDDLKISNSSPLFSGFKNPFTVFHWHGDTFDLPDGAINLVSSEYYPNQAFQYKSAIGLQFHLEVNEKMVNLWLDNTEEKLKEIPYIDPQKIRLDIIENISSVKSNMKNFYNNFKTSFDL; this comes from the coding sequence ATGTCTGAAGTTTTACTAATACAAAATACTAGAATCGAAGGTTCTGGATATCTTGGTGAACTTTTAGAAGAGGATGGATTTCATATTACTTCAGTTCATGCCAAACACGAAAAGATTCCCGAAAAAAAATTCCCACTTGCTGTAATTTTAGGTGCACCAGAAAGTGCAAATGATGATTTGCCCTACCTTGAAGAGGAACAAAAACTTATCAAAAATTATGTGGCAGAAAATATTCCTGTATTAGGAATATGTTTAGGTTCTCAACTAATTGCAAAAACATTCGGTGCAAAAGTTTATCCTGGACCTAAAAAAGAAATTGGATTTTATGATGATTTGAAAATCTCAAATAGTTCGCCCCTTTTTTCTGGTTTCAAAAACCCTTTCACTGTTTTTCATTGGCATGGTGATACCTTTGATTTACCTGATGGTGCTATCAATTTAGTCTCATCTGAGTATTATCCCAATCAGGCATTTCAATACAAAAGTGCAATTGGATTGCAATTTCATTTGGAAGTAAATGAGAAGATGGTGAATCTTTGGCTTGATAATACTGAAGAAAAACTCAAAGAAATCCCATACATCGATCCACAAAAAATCCGTTTAGATATCATTGAAAATATTTCAAGTGTAAAATCAAATATGAAGAATTTTTACAACAATTTCAAAACGTCATTTGACCTTTGA
- a CDS encoding topoisomerase gives MLVTEQEIIDLKNLVLQLNSKTNCIVAVEGKRDSSALRKVGYRGKILEFYKFKGMVDFTDYVSKYKNIILLFDRDKKGRHLTGKTIHLLQRRAKIDLSYKRKLREITKGKIMFIEQLVCYESYLV, from the coding sequence ATGCTAGTAACGGAACAAGAAATTATAGACTTGAAAAATCTTGTTTTACAATTAAACTCAAAGACTAATTGCATAGTTGCTGTAGAAGGAAAGCGAGACTCTAGTGCATTAAGAAAAGTAGGATATCGTGGAAAAATTTTAGAATTTTACAAATTCAAGGGAATGGTAGATTTTACAGACTATGTTTCAAAATACAAAAACATCATCTTACTTTTTGACAGAGATAAAAAAGGAAGACACCTAACTGGAAAAACAATTCATCTTCTTCAAAGAAGAGCAAAGATTGATCTTTCATACAAAAGAAAACTCAGAGAGATAACAAAAGGAAAAATTATGTTTATTGAGCAACTAGTTTGTTACGAATCTTATCTAGTCTAA
- a CDS encoding DEAD/DEAH box helicase, which yields MKFSCPKCKSKIEIQKTFNKKMHVSCGKCGIEDLLEFSKNIDEVFLEFLSRFDKGLVTSVGLSEELKDEGIIRTENEIKKMIGNNNPDKITEEILFSKKDYISEYKVLKNPEPKMGSKIEEMGLDESISEHLKELKIEKFYKFQEEAIQEITFGENVVIEAPTASGKTEAFLIPVIQRIKKEANEGNVFAIFVYPTKALARDQFPKIQKFAEKIGVDVRVFDGDTKVGDRRDTIENPPQILVTNFDVLHYHMWHQTKFSSLLSSTKILIVDEAHVYSGIFGSNVHYIIKRLKRICSNKLQFVAASATLDDAKKFCEKLFGEKMQIIYGSGKKGQTDFVMLFPSLRTQRKLMVELTKKLTEKNHKTMVFNNSHLNSELLAIQAKKQKVNIKVHRAGLMANYRASVEKQFKDDKLQAISCTPTLELGIDVGNVDCVISSTIPVNRLIQRIGRAARKGQRGYAFLALGNDPISQYYKNHPDDYFEDVEKTYIDPKNPFVEEFQVLAMACDRPISKHELKEHQEIIEHHIIKENLKMFNNRIVPNFDKINSMLNEYSIRGIGKSIDIFLSDRKVGDRVLPIALEELHKDAIYFLAGIRYRVKEFDYPKKNLAKLEKISRDYPYYTKSLTEEWPTIETVFEKRVANGVEVAFCKLHIQKKVYGYVNIELGQEITQGEKVMLDNPLEYDFITKGIVFHAPRPLKVIEKAEDEDYAEASGYHATEHVVIEGSNMITGGVSQDLGGISLGTSGLIFIYDGAIGGSGASKALYDRFEKALERSMHIVKECPCKNESGCPRCTFSYRCGNNNEFLHKYSALEILERINKGEKTELVDPTEGDRPLV from the coding sequence TTGAAATTCTCATGTCCAAAATGCAAATCAAAGATAGAGATACAAAAAACATTTAACAAAAAAATGCATGTTTCTTGTGGAAAATGTGGTATAGAGGATCTGCTTGAATTTTCAAAAAACATAGACGAGGTATTTCTTGAATTTCTCTCACGTTTTGATAAAGGTCTAGTCACAAGTGTAGGACTATCAGAAGAGTTAAAGGATGAAGGGATCATCAGGACAGAAAATGAAATCAAAAAGATGATAGGAAATAACAATCCAGACAAAATTACAGAAGAGATTCTATTTTCAAAGAAGGACTATATTTCAGAATACAAAGTTTTGAAGAATCCCGAGCCTAAAATGGGCTCTAAAATTGAAGAGATGGGATTAGATGAATCAATTTCTGAGCATCTCAAAGAATTAAAAATTGAAAAATTTTACAAATTTCAAGAAGAAGCAATTCAAGAAATCACATTTGGTGAAAATGTTGTAATTGAGGCACCAACTGCATCTGGAAAAACAGAAGCTTTCTTGATTCCAGTTATTCAAAGAATAAAAAAAGAGGCAAACGAAGGAAATGTTTTTGCAATTTTTGTATATCCAACAAAAGCTTTAGCACGAGACCAATTCCCAAAAATTCAAAAATTTGCAGAAAAAATAGGAGTAGATGTCAGAGTTTTTGATGGAGATACCAAAGTTGGAGACAGACGAGACACTATTGAGAATCCACCTCAGATTTTAGTTACAAATTTTGATGTATTGCATTACCATATGTGGCATCAAACAAAATTTTCATCTCTTCTATCATCTACCAAAATTTTAATTGTAGATGAAGCACATGTGTATTCAGGAATTTTTGGTTCCAATGTACACTATATCATAAAAAGACTCAAAAGAATTTGCAGCAACAAGTTACAATTTGTTGCAGCATCAGCTACATTAGATGATGCAAAGAAATTTTGTGAGAAATTATTTGGTGAGAAAATGCAGATAATTTATGGTTCTGGAAAAAAAGGTCAAACAGATTTTGTGATGTTATTTCCATCTCTTAGAACTCAAAGAAAACTCATGGTAGAACTGACAAAGAAATTAACTGAAAAAAATCACAAGACCATGGTCTTTAACAACTCTCACCTTAACTCCGAACTATTAGCAATTCAAGCAAAAAAGCAAAAAGTAAACATCAAAGTTCATCGAGCAGGACTAATGGCAAATTATAGGGCTTCAGTAGAAAAGCAGTTCAAAGATGATAAATTACAAGCTATTTCTTGTACTCCAACCCTTGAATTAGGCATAGATGTGGGAAATGTGGATTGTGTGATTTCATCTACCATTCCTGTCAATAGATTAATCCAAAGAATTGGAAGAGCAGCTAGAAAGGGGCAAAGAGGTTACGCGTTTTTGGCATTAGGAAATGATCCAATATCTCAATATTACAAAAATCATCCTGATGATTATTTTGAAGATGTTGAGAAAACTTACATTGATCCAAAAAATCCATTCGTGGAAGAATTTCAAGTATTGGCAATGGCATGCGATAGGCCAATATCAAAACATGAATTAAAAGAGCATCAAGAAATCATAGAACATCACATCATCAAAGAAAATCTGAAAATGTTTAACAACAGAATTGTTCCCAATTTTGATAAAATTAATTCCATGTTAAACGAATACAGTATTAGAGGAATAGGAAAATCCATTGACATATTTCTATCAGATAGAAAAGTTGGAGACAGAGTGCTACCAATTGCACTAGAGGAATTGCACAAAGATGCAATCTATTTTTTAGCAGGTATCCGCTATAGGGTAAAAGAATTTGATTATCCTAAAAAAAATCTTGCAAAACTAGAAAAAATTTCAAGAGACTATCCATACTATACAAAATCATTAACTGAAGAATGGCCAACTATAGAAACTGTTTTCGAGAAAAGAGTTGCAAATGGAGTAGAAGTTGCATTTTGCAAATTACATATTCAAAAGAAAGTTTACGGATATGTCAATATCGAATTAGGACAGGAAATTACTCAAGGAGAAAAAGTGATGTTAGATAATCCATTAGAGTATGATTTTATAACCAAAGGCATAGTCTTTCATGCGCCAAGACCTCTCAAAGTAATAGAAAAAGCAGAGGATGAAGATTATGCCGAAGCCAGTGGATACCATGCAACAGAGCATGTTGTAATTGAAGGAAGTAACATGATAACAGGAGGTGTTTCTCAAGACCTAGGAGGGATATCATTGGGCACTTCAGGTTTGATATTCATCTATGATGGAGCCATTGGAGGAAGTGGTGCAAGTAAGGCATTGTACGACAGATTTGAGAAAGCCCTAGAGAGAAGTATGCACATCGTAAAGGAGTGCCCATGCAAAAATGAGTCAGGATGTCCACGATGTACGTTCTCATATAGATGTGGAAACAATAATGAATTTCTTCACAAATATTCGGCATTGGAAATTCTTGAGAGAATAAACAAAGGAGAGAAGACAGAATTAGTAGATCCCACTGAAGGGGACAGACCACTAGTATGA
- a CDS encoding SDR family oxidoreductase, with product MEKVALVTGSSSGIGLEASLALARDGYKTFASMRDTKKGIELEQAAKKENLSIEIIELDVDKEESIISAIEKIISDSQRLDVLVNNAGYGQFGCTEDVSVDDFRKQFETNFFSIVRIIQEVAPIMRKQKSGNIINISSVAGRMGLPGSPAYISSKFALEGLGECLRYELGQFGIKTTLIEPGVIKTNFFESMKIPDSKKDPKYKEITDHILSGLKMMVQMGTPPSEVAKVIIKAIHDDEMLPRYIVGTDAAMFMEAKKMKTDIEFEKYLSKELFPG from the coding sequence ATGGAAAAAGTAGCTCTGGTTACTGGCAGTTCTTCAGGTATTGGATTAGAAGCTTCATTAGCACTTGCAAGAGATGGATACAAAACTTTTGCAAGCATGAGAGATACAAAAAAAGGAATCGAGTTAGAGCAAGCTGCAAAAAAAGAAAACCTTTCAATTGAAATTATAGAGTTAGATGTAGACAAAGAAGAATCAATAATTTCTGCAATAGAGAAAATAATTTCAGATTCTCAAAGATTAGATGTTCTAGTCAATAATGCAGGATATGGTCAGTTTGGTTGCACAGAAGATGTATCTGTTGATGATTTTAGAAAACAGTTTGAAACTAATTTCTTTAGCATTGTAAGAATAATTCAAGAGGTTGCTCCAATTATGAGAAAACAAAAGTCAGGAAACATCATAAACATCAGTTCAGTCGCAGGAAGAATGGGCCTTCCAGGATCACCTGCATATATTAGTTCAAAATTTGCATTAGAAGGACTAGGAGAATGTCTGAGATACGAGCTTGGACAGTTTGGAATAAAGACTACTTTGATTGAACCAGGAGTGATTAAAACAAACTTTTTTGAATCAATGAAGATTCCAGATTCAAAAAAAGATCCTAAATACAAAGAGATCACGGATCATATTCTCTCTGGATTAAAGATGATGGTACAGATGGGAACACCCCCTTCTGAAGTTGCCAAAGTAATCATCAAAGCAATTCACGATGATGAAATGCTTCCTAGATACATTGTAGGTACTGATGCTGCTATGTTCATGGAAGCAAAAAAGATGAAAACAGACATCGAATTTGAGAAATATCTCAGCAAAGAGCTATTTCCAGGCTGA
- a CDS encoding winged helix-turn-helix domain-containing protein: protein MTNQLLEFKEIIRSKQVLQQRKPDKQTRKLLLYLFTSTRGGFTRLRIVIHLLEKPYNTHQLAQALDLDYKAVQHHMKVLEKNNMVSKIGEKYGVIYHLSNFLELNIHTLEEAIDKLDRKLNHKKIYI, encoded by the coding sequence ATGACAAACCAGCTCCTGGAATTCAAAGAAATTATCAGATCAAAGCAAGTTCTCCAACAAAGAAAACCCGACAAGCAAACTCGAAAATTACTTCTTTATTTATTTACAAGCACAAGAGGGGGATTTACCCGATTAAGAATTGTCATTCATTTGCTTGAAAAACCATACAATACTCATCAATTGGCACAAGCACTTGATCTTGATTACAAGGCAGTTCAGCATCATATGAAAGTATTAGAAAAAAATAACATGGTTTCAAAAATCGGAGAAAAATATGGAGTGATTTATCACCTATCAAATTTTCTCGAATTAAACATCCATACATTGGAAGAGGCAATCGATAAACTAGATAGAAAACTGAATCACAAAAAAATTTACATCTAA
- a CDS encoding P-II family nitrogen regulator — MKKVEAIVQSGVKDAVVAAIKKVGVGGVTTHQVQGQGAQDPPLVGQYFSRDMIICVVDDPKLDDVIDAIANVACTGTKGDGKVFVTDVCDALDICTKKRGTMDI, encoded by the coding sequence ATGAAAAAAGTTGAAGCAATAGTTCAATCTGGCGTAAAAGATGCAGTAGTTGCTGCAATCAAAAAAGTTGGTGTTGGCGGTGTAACTACTCATCAAGTTCAAGGTCAAGGCGCACAAGATCCTCCTTTAGTTGGACAATATTTTAGCAGAGATATGATAATTTGTGTAGTCGATGATCCTAAACTCGATGATGTGATAGATGCAATTGCAAATGTTGCATGTACCGGAACCAAAGGTGATGGCAAAGTATTCGTTACAGACGTTTGTGACGCACTTGATATCTGCACCAAAAAACGCGGAACAATGGATATCTAA
- a CDS encoding site-specific DNA-methyltransferase, translating to MKKIEINKIYNMNCIEGMNLIPKNKIDLVITDPPFAINFKAKKANYNRTSSRVLSGYNEIKVKDYYDFTFAWMSEVFRILKDSGSMYIFSGWNNLKDILRALDDVGFTTINHIIWKYQFGVVTKRKFVTSHYHCLYVCKDDKKRKFFPFTRFGKDEKTKDGRSLHYKDKEDVWDIKREYWTGDEKTPTKLPSELIQKLLEYSSEKKDVVFDPFLGSGQVAVVSKSLNRQYLGFEIVSDYYKFAKKRLDKNMYRIKDSK from the coding sequence ATGAAAAAAATTGAAATCAACAAAATTTACAACATGAACTGTATTGAGGGAATGAACTTAATTCCTAAGAACAAGATTGATCTTGTAATTACTGATCCCCCATTTGCAATAAATTTTAAGGCTAAAAAAGCAAACTACAATAGAACTTCATCGCGTGTATTATCTGGTTACAATGAAATCAAAGTAAAGGATTACTATGATTTCACCTTTGCATGGATGAGTGAGGTCTTTCGAATCCTCAAAGATTCCGGTAGCATGTATATTTTTTCTGGATGGAATAATCTTAAAGACATTCTCAGGGCATTAGATGACGTTGGATTTACAACTATAAATCATATAATTTGGAAATATCAATTTGGTGTAGTGACAAAAAGAAAATTTGTTACCTCACATTATCATTGTCTTTATGTTTGCAAAGATGACAAGAAACGAAAATTCTTTCCCTTTACTAGATTTGGCAAAGATGAAAAAACAAAAGATGGTCGTAGTCTTCATTATAAAGATAAAGAAGATGTTTGGGACATCAAAAGGGAGTATTGGACTGGAGATGAAAAAACACCCACTAAACTTCCGTCAGAATTAATTCAAAAACTATTGGAATACTCTAGTGAAAAAAAAGATGTTGTTTTTGATCCATTCCTTGGTTCAGGACAAGTTGCAGTGGTAAGTAAGTCACTTAATCGACAGTACCTTGGTTTTGAAATTGTTTCTGATTACTACAAATTTGCCAAAAAACGACTTGATAAAAACATGTATAGAATTAAAGATTCAAAATAA